In one Methanoculleus horonobensis genomic region, the following are encoded:
- the cfbD gene encoding Ni-sirohydrochlorin a,c-diamide reductive cyclase catalytic subunit yields the protein MDYIQPRPSSIVAALYTARDLGVDVAILHGPSGCSFKHARLLEEDGMRVLTTSLADNEFIFGGHDPLMRVLRYAEETFSPHRMAVVGTCVSMIIGEDLQSAIHDAGVATPAIAVDIHAGFRENIDGVIATLEPASAAGWISADELERQRYLLAKANEVERLRGAASRNYIEPSRGDLKHVAAERLVELADSGARGVAVMNAKKETAYMFADELIALHDACPEAAITYVANLEGRGLPKVGEDARRILAGMRERGVDPELLGALDEYGANGPAVGERLREIAPDFALMVGVPHAVPPEYTEGIEVFSVTNGPRQVAPLREMGHRHVMVEIDLHPKTLGVRNIVASEFGEVLRSMR from the coding sequence ATGGACTACATTCAACCAAGACCGAGTTCTATCGTCGCGGCGCTCTATACCGCCCGCGACCTGGGGGTGGACGTGGCTATCCTCCACGGCCCGTCGGGCTGCTCGTTCAAGCACGCCCGTCTCCTCGAAGAGGACGGCATGCGGGTGCTGACGACGTCGCTTGCCGACAACGAGTTCATCTTCGGCGGGCACGATCCGCTGATGCGGGTTCTCCGTTACGCAGAAGAGACGTTCTCACCCCACCGGATGGCGGTCGTAGGGACGTGTGTCTCGATGATCATCGGTGAAGACCTCCAGTCGGCGATCCACGACGCGGGGGTAGCGACCCCGGCGATCGCCGTGGACATCCACGCGGGGTTCCGCGAGAACATCGACGGGGTGATTGCGACGCTCGAGCCCGCCTCTGCCGCGGGCTGGATCAGCGCCGACGAACTCGAACGCCAGCGATACCTTTTAGCGAAGGCAAACGAGGTGGAGCGGCTGCGGGGAGCGGCCTCGCGGAACTACATCGAGCCGTCTCGCGGCGATCTCAAGCACGTCGCGGCGGAACGCCTCGTCGAACTCGCCGACTCGGGCGCGAGGGGGGTCGCAGTCATGAACGCGAAGAAAGAGACCGCCTACATGTTCGCCGACGAGCTCATCGCGCTCCACGACGCCTGCCCGGAGGCCGCGATCACCTACGTCGCGAACCTCGAAGGCCGCGGCCTCCCGAAGGTCGGGGAGGACGCCCGGCGGATCCTTGCCGGGATGCGGGAGCGCGGGGTCGACCCCGAACTCCTCGGGGCGCTCGACGAGTACGGGGCAAACGGCCCTGCGGTCGGGGAGCGGCTCCGGGAGATTGCTCCGGACTTCGCCCTCATGGTCGGGGTTCCGCACGCCGTCCCGCCGGAGTACACAGAAGGCATCGAGGTCTTCTCGGTCACGAACGGCCCCCGGCAGGTGGCGCCGCTCCGGGAGATGGGGCACCGGCACGTCATGGTCGAGATCGACCTGCACCCGAAGACCCTCGGCGTCCGGAATATCGTCGCAAGCGAGTTCGGGGAAGTCCTCCGGAGCATGCGATGA
- the ilvE gene encoding branched-chain-amino-acid transaminase encodes MIIYLDGRFVPEEEAKVSVFDHGLLYGDGVFEGIRAYNGRVFRLDEHIARLYDSAKAIDLAVPITREEMAEAIKETLRKNNLRDAYIRPIVTRGKGDLGLDPRKCEKPTVIVIAVTWGAMYGDLYEKGLRAVCVSVRRTPPESMPPNVKSLNYLNNILAKIEANYRGVDEAIFFDTKGYIAEGSGDNIFVVKDGAIVTPPTLNNLRGITRAVVLEIAESMGITLLERNLGYFDLYTADEVFVTGTAAEVGPIREIDGRVIGNGKPGPVTRQLMAAFKTVTQKEGSPIGE; translated from the coding sequence ATGATAATTTATCTCGACGGCAGATTCGTCCCCGAGGAGGAGGCGAAGGTCTCGGTCTTCGACCACGGGCTCCTCTACGGCGACGGCGTTTTCGAGGGGATACGGGCCTACAACGGCAGGGTCTTCCGTCTCGACGAGCACATCGCACGGCTCTACGACTCGGCGAAGGCGATCGACCTCGCCGTCCCGATCACGAGGGAGGAGATGGCCGAGGCGATCAAGGAGACGCTCCGGAAGAACAACCTGCGGGACGCCTACATCCGCCCGATCGTGACGAGGGGCAAGGGCGACCTCGGTCTCGACCCCCGGAAGTGCGAAAAGCCGACCGTCATCGTCATCGCCGTCACCTGGGGCGCGATGTACGGCGACCTCTACGAGAAGGGGCTCCGGGCGGTCTGCGTCTCGGTCCGCCGCACCCCGCCGGAGTCGATGCCGCCGAACGTCAAGAGCCTGAACTATCTGAACAACATCCTCGCGAAGATCGAGGCGAACTACCGCGGCGTCGACGAGGCGATCTTCTTCGACACCAAGGGCTACATCGCCGAGGGCTCGGGGGACAACATCTTCGTCGTCAAGGACGGCGCCATCGTCACCCCGCCGACCCTGAACAACCTGCGCGGCATCACCCGGGCGGTCGTCCTCGAGATCGCGGAGTCGATGGGCATCACCCTCCTCGAGCGGAACCTGGGCTACTTCGACCTCTACACCGCCGACGAGGTCTTCGTCACCGGAACCGCGGCGGAGGTCGGCCCGATCCGCGAGATCGACGGCCGCGTCATCGGGAACGGCAAGCCCGGCCCCGTCACCCGGCAGCTGATGGCGGCCTTCAAGACCGTCACCCAGAAGGAAGGAAGCCCGATCGGCGAGTGA
- the cfbE gene encoding coenzyme F430 synthase: MRVLVLDTIHGGAELAGALRGAGHRVDEVDVYRGLAGIPIEEALVRTYDLVTAPVHLDPDHPLLRRHGPAVSHHEAVKRILDDDRLPHPFIEITGTRGKTTTAHALATLLPGPGILHTSTGTYRYPERELLWKKSITPASLIPAVREAERIGGWLVAEESLGVAAAGDVAVLTSPEDYPVAARKKSAIAEKCRLLSRARTVVLPPGIDLPGAVAADSMVSFEGRTCRYSGNGIAGSFENPLTTLPGYRTPLALAAAAACVLGVDPSPLGRFTALPGRMAARREGEILIVDNANSGTNMATTVEAARYARELSGGAPLTLVIGEEARAICEGFSRNEILRTVSTVAPAETVYVGEGYPAATIAAGLEAARAITPAGAIVLAVKTWR; encoded by the coding sequence ATGCGAGTCCTGGTGCTGGATACCATCCACGGCGGGGCGGAACTCGCCGGGGCACTCCGTGGTGCCGGCCACCGGGTGGACGAGGTGGACGTCTACCGGGGGCTGGCCGGCATCCCCATCGAGGAGGCGCTCGTCCGGACCTACGATCTCGTCACCGCACCGGTTCACCTCGATCCCGATCACCCTCTTCTGCGACGCCACGGCCCCGCGGTCTCGCACCATGAGGCGGTGAAGAGGATTCTCGACGACGACCGGCTCCCACACCCCTTCATCGAGATCACCGGGACACGGGGGAAGACCACGACCGCCCACGCCCTCGCAACGCTCCTGCCGGGGCCAGGCATCCTGCACACCTCGACCGGAACCTACCGCTACCCGGAGCGGGAACTGCTCTGGAAGAAGAGCATCACTCCCGCCTCCCTGATCCCGGCGGTGCGCGAGGCCGAACGGATCGGCGGCTGGCTGGTCGCCGAGGAGTCGCTCGGGGTCGCCGCCGCCGGTGACGTGGCGGTGTTGACCTCGCCGGAGGACTATCCGGTCGCGGCGAGGAAGAAGAGCGCGATCGCGGAGAAGTGCCGGCTGCTCTCCCGGGCACGGACGGTCGTGCTCCCGCCGGGGATCGACCTCCCCGGAGCGGTCGCGGCCGACAGTATGGTATCCTTCGAGGGGCGAACCTGCCGCTACTCCGGGAACGGGATCGCCGGGTCATTTGAGAACCCGCTCACTACCCTCCCGGGCTACCGGACACCGCTCGCGCTCGCGGCCGCGGCCGCCTGCGTGCTCGGGGTCGATCCCTCCCCCCTCGGGCGGTTTACTGCCCTGCCCGGCCGGATGGCGGCCCGGCGGGAGGGCGAGATCCTGATCGTCGACAACGCAAACAGCGGGACGAACATGGCGACCACCGTTGAAGCCGCCCGCTACGCAAGGGAACTCTCCGGCGGCGCACCCCTGACACTCGTCATCGGCGAGGAGGCACGGGCGATCTGCGAGGGGTTCTCCAGGAACGAGATCCTGCGGACGGTATCGACCGTCGCCCCTGCGGAGACGGTCTACGTCGGGGAAGGGTATCCGGCGGCGACGATCGCCGCGGGGCTCGAGGCCGCCAGAGCGATCACCCCGGCGGGCGCGATCGTCCTCGCGGTAAAGACGTGGAGATAA
- the cfbB gene encoding Ni-sirohydrochlorin a,c-diamide synthase gives MKSFLVAGDRSGSGKTSITLALSALLSTDRIVQTFKVGMDYIDPSYLAGVTGRPCRNLDGYVMSPDEVRAVYAHGCRGADVAVVEGVRGLFEGAEALTDLGSTAAIAKQLDLPVVLVVNARSITRSAAALVKGFVAFDTDVDIRGVILNNVTGTRHREKAVRAIEHYCGIPVVGVIPRTEEMELAMRHLGLVPYREGQEHGEFLSRIETVKRMIANHVDLDGLLALAREGEPPAEENSVYKAADPDVRIGVALDEAFNFYYADLFDILASCGAETVPFSPIHDRLPEADGYVLGGGYPELFGAELEANTAMREGLREVSRNGTPIYAECGGLIYLTDRMVLAPGFAGSGEETYDLAGVFAGETRMPARRMLGYVVGTSAAGSPMGEAAFRGHEFHYSSVDLAPETRFAYRLSRGSGIRDGFDGAVRDRTIGSYTHLHPVTSRGMLAHFVDCCRG, from the coding sequence ATGAAGTCCTTCCTCGTCGCCGGCGACCGATCCGGGAGCGGGAAGACGAGCATCACGCTCGCACTCTCGGCCCTCCTCTCGACCGACCGGATCGTCCAGACCTTCAAGGTGGGGATGGACTACATCGACCCCTCTTACCTTGCCGGGGTGACGGGGCGGCCCTGCCGGAACCTGGACGGCTACGTGATGAGCCCGGACGAGGTTCGGGCGGTCTATGCCCACGGCTGCCGGGGAGCGGACGTCGCGGTCGTCGAGGGGGTCCGGGGGCTCTTCGAGGGCGCGGAGGCGCTCACCGACCTCGGGAGCACGGCCGCGATCGCGAAGCAACTCGACCTGCCGGTCGTTTTAGTCGTCAACGCCCGGAGCATCACCCGGAGCGCGGCGGCGCTCGTGAAGGGCTTTGTGGCCTTCGACACCGACGTCGATATCCGGGGAGTCATCTTGAACAACGTCACCGGAACCCGCCACCGGGAGAAGGCCGTCCGTGCGATCGAGCACTACTGCGGTATTCCCGTCGTCGGGGTCATCCCCCGGACGGAGGAGATGGAACTTGCCATGCGCCACCTCGGCCTCGTCCCCTACCGGGAAGGGCAGGAGCACGGCGAGTTCCTCTCACGCATCGAGACGGTGAAGCGGATGATCGCCAATCACGTCGACCTGGACGGACTGCTCGCGCTCGCACGGGAGGGCGAACCGCCGGCGGAGGAGAACTCCGTTTATAAGGCGGCCGACCCGGACGTCCGGATCGGCGTCGCGCTCGACGAGGCGTTCAACTTCTACTACGCCGATCTCTTCGATATCCTTGCGTCGTGCGGGGCCGAGACGGTTCCGTTCTCCCCGATTCACGATCGGCTGCCGGAGGCCGACGGCTACGTCCTCGGCGGCGGCTACCCGGAACTCTTCGGCGCGGAGCTCGAGGCGAACACCGCGATGCGGGAGGGGCTCAGAGAGGTCTCGCGGAACGGCACCCCCATCTACGCGGAGTGCGGGGGGCTGATCTACCTCACCGACCGGATGGTGCTCGCCCCGGGGTTCGCGGGCTCCGGAGAGGAGACCTACGACCTCGCCGGGGTCTTTGCCGGGGAGACACGGATGCCCGCACGCCGGATGCTCGGCTATGTCGTCGGGACGAGCGCGGCAGGGAGCCCGATGGGCGAGGCGGCGTTCCGCGGCCACGAGTTCCACTACAGCAGCGTCGACCTCGCGCCGGAGACGCGGTTCGCCTACCGGCTGAGCCGGGGGAGCGGGATCCGGGACGGCTTCGACGGCGCGGTCCGCGACCGGACGATCGGGAGTTACACGCACCTCCACCCGGTGACGAGCAGGGGGATGCTCGCGCACTTTGTGGACTGCTGCCGGGGCTGA
- the cfbA gene encoding sirohydrochlorin nickelochelatase, producing the protein MAMKGMLLVGHGSKLPHNKELIETTAKLIAEKTDDYIVKPGFMSLNTPTVEEQLEAFRDENIEMLVVVPLFLAKGVHINQDIPEILGLPKGERLGTFQLNGKSVPLVYANPIGSDPLLAELMLKNASEAVAELKP; encoded by the coding sequence ATGGCTATGAAAGGCATGTTACTGGTCGGACACGGGAGCAAGCTCCCCCACAATAAGGAACTGATCGAGACCACTGCAAAACTCATCGCCGAGAAGACGGACGATTACATCGTCAAACCCGGATTCATGAGCCTCAACACCCCGACGGTGGAGGAGCAGCTCGAGGCGTTCCGGGACGAGAATATCGAGATGCTGGTCGTCGTCCCGCTCTTCCTCGCAAAAGGCGTCCACATCAACCAGGACATCCCCGAGATCCTCGGCCTCCCGAAAGGAGAACGGCTTGGAACGTTCCAGCTGAACGGGAAGTCTGTACCACTCGTCTACGCCAACCCCATCGGCAGCGACCCGCTCCTTGCCGAACTGATGCTGAAGAACGCGTCCGAAGCGGTCGCCGAACTAAAACCCTGA
- a CDS encoding methanogenesis marker 9 domain-containing protein, which produces MMEAYDRFELLINDRIVKTPVAIASMAGIVDAAYVLERADHVGAAFIGGYSIDAPTLEASRRMAGEGRKEFLYDDPLEALGREIDALKESDVVTGLNLRGSTPASYAEVARAFEDAVVYEIDAHCRQPAMLETGCGEYLLQHPAKLVETVRALKAEDVTVSVKIRAGIAADDAALARTVWKAGADILHVDLMDFGHNKVRQIRNASPLTLIANNSITTFDKAMDAFSHGADLVSLARKSDPWTLAGLDAAITRSAEEGGWYNAPKQLCRGGDIRALAFCCMPVKACPLLPTLERIGLSRDEYLKFKQEAVKETPLEDGKSTCFGSLAWCCKISSPCMFRNMTLEKKGLSPREYMRCKHQLSEKIMHRIFDEEESTDESS; this is translated from the coding sequence ATGATGGAAGCATATGATCGTTTTGAGCTCCTCATAAACGATCGGATCGTGAAAACACCGGTGGCAATAGCATCCATGGCCGGGATCGTGGATGCGGCATACGTTCTTGAGCGGGCCGACCATGTCGGGGCAGCGTTCATCGGGGGCTACTCCATCGACGCCCCTACCCTTGAAGCAAGCCGGCGGATGGCCGGGGAGGGTCGCAAAGAGTTTTTGTACGACGACCCGCTCGAAGCGCTGGGCCGTGAGATCGACGCCCTGAAAGAGAGCGATGTCGTTACCGGCCTCAACCTCCGCGGGAGCACGCCCGCCTCCTACGCCGAGGTCGCCCGGGCGTTCGAGGACGCGGTGGTCTACGAGATCGACGCCCACTGCAGGCAGCCGGCGATGCTTGAAACCGGGTGCGGCGAGTATCTCCTCCAGCACCCGGCGAAACTCGTCGAGACCGTCCGGGCGCTGAAGGCCGAGGACGTGACCGTCTCGGTGAAGATCCGGGCAGGTATTGCCGCCGACGACGCTGCTCTCGCCCGCACCGTCTGGAAGGCGGGTGCGGATATCCTCCACGTCGACCTGATGGACTTCGGGCACAACAAAGTCCGCCAGATCCGTAACGCCTCCCCCCTGACGCTGATCGCGAACAACTCCATCACCACCTTCGATAAAGCGATGGACGCCTTCTCTCACGGGGCCGACCTCGTCTCGCTTGCCCGGAAGTCCGACCCCTGGACGCTCGCCGGCCTCGATGCCGCCATCACCCGGTCGGCCGAGGAGGGCGGCTGGTACAACGCCCCGAAACAGCTCTGCCGCGGGGGCGATATCAGGGCGCTCGCCTTCTGCTGCATGCCGGTGAAGGCCTGCCCGCTCCTCCCGACCCTTGAGCGGATCGGGCTCTCCCGCGACGAGTACCTGAAGTTCAAGCAGGAGGCGGTGAAGGAGACCCCGCTCGAAGACGGGAAGAGCACCTGTTTCGGGAGCCTTGCCTGGTGCTGCAAGATCAGTTCTCCCTGTATGTTCCGCAACATGACGCTCGAGAAGAAGGGCCTCTCTCCACGCGAGTACATGCGGTGCAAGCACCAACTCTCCGAGAAGATCATGCACAGGATATTCGATGAAGAAGAATCTACCGATGAATCGAGCTGA
- a CDS encoding triphosphoribosyl-dephospho-CoA synthase: protein MNRAERAQMAMMLEVSAYPKPGNVDRCHDYADTRLEHFLASTILARPVFDAAEKTGGRVGNLIREAVMRTNGHSGGNTHFGAFILLIPLVLGGDIDGARAVVAATDVEDAVDFYAAFGLTSVRMAESDDLDVNDPASVAAIRERGMTLADVMAYSAPRDMVAREWTNGFALTRRCADLLHAHGCGRASVVAAFLDLLATEPDTFIAKKHGEAVAERTMRSAAEVLDGRRDLAAFDAECVSAGINPGSIADIAIAGIYVALGEGWQWDC from the coding sequence ATGAATCGAGCTGAACGTGCGCAGATGGCGATGATGCTCGAGGTCTCTGCCTACCCGAAGCCCGGGAACGTGGACAGGTGCCACGACTATGCAGATACCCGTCTCGAGCACTTCCTCGCCTCGACGATCCTCGCCCGCCCGGTCTTCGATGCGGCCGAGAAGACCGGCGGCCGGGTGGGGAACCTCATCCGGGAGGCGGTCATGCGCACGAACGGCCATTCCGGGGGGAACACCCACTTCGGGGCGTTCATCCTCCTCATCCCTCTCGTCCTCGGGGGAGATATCGACGGGGCGCGGGCAGTCGTCGCCGCAACCGACGTCGAGGATGCAGTCGATTTTTACGCGGCGTTCGGCCTCACGAGCGTCCGGATGGCGGAGAGCGACGATCTGGACGTGAACGACCCGGCCTCGGTCGCCGCCATCCGGGAGCGCGGCATGACGCTTGCCGACGTCATGGCCTACTCGGCGCCCCGGGACATGGTCGCACGGGAATGGACGAACGGATTTGCCCTGACCCGCCGGTGCGCCGACCTGCTTCATGCGCACGGGTGCGGCAGGGCGTCGGTCGTCGCGGCGTTCCTCGATCTCCTCGCTACAGAGCCGGACACCTTTATCGCGAAGAAGCACGGGGAAGCCGTGGCGGAGAGGACGATGCGGTCTGCGGCCGAGGTGCTCGACGGGAGGCGCGACCTTGCCGCCTTCGATGCCGAGTGCGTCTCCGCCGGGATCAACCCGGGCTCGATCGCCGACATCGCCATCGCCGGGATATACGTGGCGCTCGGGGAGGGATGGCAGTGGGACTGCTGA
- a CDS encoding B12-binding domain-containing radical SAM protein, with amino-acid sequence MQITLINTDDESWAIGMRSISSVLREGGYKTTMVFAGASDVPMTDQVIREIAAVVGDSEIIGISSMSRGSARAKTLIEGLRPLGRLIVWGGVHPTLFPGDCTGHADLVCRGEGEEFMLDLAERVASGRGFADIPNGGYLSDGETVLNDLRPLIADLDDLPFLDFAFENEYVLDQTGALVPNTRMKQKGIVLFSGSRGCNNSCAYCSNSRLKVIYRGKGRFVRKMSIPRFVEAARVYQQLFPQLTYFYFTDEDFFARSEDEMREFAGTYPDAVGLPFECMASPRQIIEEKMALATKAGMHQLDVGLESGSERVRREVFHRHITDEMQCRAASAIHAHAPESVIYFLILGNPYEQRQDLIDGVRLLEKLPYPFFLRAYNLVLLPGTNLYEKAVEDGIITGIDDSAAELDLLSGYDHRTHDWKRQNVYLNGLISLMGGKSRRWRMGWVPRRLVTVLTSPRAVDYCDSHPLLGDMVVSLGLLGIRLPGIINRLLEKVR; translated from the coding sequence ATGCAGATCACGCTGATCAATACGGACGATGAGTCCTGGGCCATCGGCATGAGGAGTATCTCTTCAGTGCTCCGTGAAGGGGGATACAAGACTACGATGGTGTTCGCCGGTGCATCCGATGTGCCCATGACCGATCAGGTGATACGTGAGATCGCTGCGGTTGTCGGGGACTCCGAGATCATCGGGATCAGCTCGATGTCCCGGGGTTCAGCGAGAGCCAAGACACTGATCGAAGGGCTCCGCCCTCTTGGGAGACTGATCGTCTGGGGAGGGGTTCATCCCACACTCTTTCCGGGGGATTGCACGGGACATGCGGATCTCGTTTGCCGGGGTGAAGGCGAGGAGTTCATGCTCGACCTTGCAGAACGGGTGGCGTCGGGCAGAGGATTTGCGGATATTCCCAATGGGGGCTACCTCTCTGACGGCGAAACCGTCTTAAACGATCTCCGGCCCCTGATCGCCGATCTGGATGATCTGCCGTTTCTTGATTTCGCTTTCGAGAATGAGTATGTCCTGGACCAGACGGGGGCGCTGGTACCGAACACCAGGATGAAGCAAAAGGGGATCGTTCTCTTCAGCGGGAGCCGCGGATGCAACAACAGTTGCGCCTACTGTTCGAACTCCCGGCTCAAGGTAATTTACCGGGGCAAAGGCCGTTTTGTGAGAAAGATGTCCATTCCCCGGTTCGTAGAAGCCGCGAGAGTATATCAGCAACTTTTCCCACAGTTAACATACTTCTACTTCACCGACGAGGACTTTTTCGCTCGCTCTGAGGACGAGATGCGGGAGTTTGCCGGGACTTACCCGGATGCGGTGGGGCTTCCGTTCGAGTGCATGGCGTCCCCGCGACAGATCATCGAGGAGAAGATGGCCCTGGCGACGAAGGCCGGCATGCATCAGCTCGACGTCGGCCTGGAGAGCGGCAGTGAGAGGGTCCGGCGGGAGGTCTTCCATCGCCACATCACCGACGAGATGCAGTGCCGGGCAGCATCCGCCATTCACGCTCATGCGCCGGAATCTGTGATATATTTCCTGATTCTTGGAAATCCCTACGAGCAGCGCCAGGACCTGATTGATGGCGTGCGCCTTCTGGAGAAGTTGCCGTATCCGTTCTTCCTGCGGGCCTACAACCTAGTGCTGCTGCCCGGAACCAACCTCTACGAGAAGGCCGTTGAGGACGGTATCATCACGGGCATCGATGATAGCGCGGCCGAGCTGGACCTCCTCTCCGGATACGATCACAGGACTCACGACTGGAAGCGGCAGAACGTCTACCTGAACGGGCTGATATCGCTGATGGGTGGTAAATCCAGGCGGTGGCGAATGGGCTGGGTGCCGAGGAGGCTCGTCACGGTCTTGACCAGCCCGCGGGCGGTCGACTATTGTGACAGCCATCCCCTGCTCGGCGATATGGTTGTGAGCCTGGGGCTTCTCGGTATCAGGCTACCCGGGATCATCAATAGGCTTCTGGAAAAGGTGCGCTGA
- a CDS encoding PDDEXK family nuclease — translation MANFEREITYCINRFFTHRQIHGFAYRLKQSKFNTQYVDVLVDSLDPRYYLAIECKSISGKKIYFSQHFHFDKHKVHQIDAITDFIGKTGRRGFLAVEFRFGAGRAKEAYLMPWDTVLGYYGNVPGISIDDFRLCCTLDRSGEEYDLPGLDTNQYPLSLPTDGEV, via the coding sequence ATGGCAAACTTCGAACGGGAGATCACTTACTGCATCAACCGATTCTTCACGCACCGGCAGATCCACGGGTTCGCCTACCGGCTCAAGCAGAGCAAATTCAATACCCAGTACGTCGACGTCCTCGTGGACTCCCTCGACCCCCGCTACTACCTGGCCATCGAGTGCAAGTCGATATCGGGCAAGAAGATCTACTTCTCCCAGCACTTCCACTTCGACAAGCACAAAGTCCATCAGATCGACGCAATCACCGACTTTATCGGGAAGACCGGCCGCCGGGGGTTCCTTGCCGTGGAGTTCCGGTTCGGTGCGGGGAGGGCAAAGGAGGCGTACCTCATGCCCTGGGACACGGTTCTCGGGTATTACGGGAACGTCCCGGGCATCTCGATAGACGATTTCCGGCTCTGCTGTACGCTCGACCGCTCCGGTGAGGAGTACGATCTGCCGGGACTCGACACAAATCAATATCCTCTCTCACTGCCAACTGATGGAGAAGTATGA
- a CDS encoding DUF447 domain-containing protein, protein MAVGLLTEGINEVIATTGHNAAPMGIINRNGSLHMVLFRGSHTARNIARDRRVVANFVFDPVIYVQTAFGDLPFDAFVSEEIDGTAVCRLRDAEAWAAFAADVERSGDESIVVRLSPLKEEVLDLRLHPVNRGFASIVEAAVHATRYVRNRDPWLGRLIEHHSGLVRKCGGPREREALELLERYIADRTHE, encoded by the coding sequence ATGGCAGTGGGACTGCTGACCGAAGGGATCAACGAGGTGATCGCGACCACCGGCCACAACGCCGCTCCCATGGGGATCATCAACCGGAACGGCTCCCTGCACATGGTTCTCTTCCGGGGGAGCCATACCGCGAGAAATATCGCCCGCGACCGGCGGGTGGTGGCGAACTTCGTCTTCGACCCCGTTATCTACGTCCAGACCGCGTTCGGCGACCTTCCATTCGACGCCTTCGTCTCCGAAGAGATCGACGGGACGGCCGTCTGCCGCCTCCGCGACGCGGAGGCCTGGGCCGCGTTTGCCGCCGACGTGGAGCGGTCGGGCGACGAGTCGATCGTCGTGCGGCTCAGCCCTCTGAAAGAGGAGGTGCTCGATCTCCGTCTCCACCCGGTGAACCGGGGATTTGCGAGCATCGTGGAGGCTGCCGTCCATGCCACCCGCTACGTCAGGAACCGCGACCCGTGGCTCGGGCGGCTGATCGAGCACCACAGCGGCCTCGTCCGGAAGTGCGGCGGTCCGCGGGAACGGGAGGCGCTCGAACTCCTCGAGCGGTATATCGCCGACAGGACCCACGAGTGA
- a CDS encoding endonuclease NucS domain-containing protein translates to MPIEVGLWNISSNKAQRIEYSSINSERRLEDILTDDISILDEDLLLIGRQVPTIFGKYIDLLAINKDGKLTIIELKRDRAPREVIAQILDYASWVKDLSYDDVKNYCQDYHEMDFESLFAEKFGIAPPEMINQEHNMLIVCSELDNETERILNYLSDNYYVPINAVFFRFFTDLGSDYLTRSWLIDPVKVEEKSSNSRFQNKGEGWNGRDFVVNIDEYDGISTWEDSIKYGFISAGRGKWYHQTLNNLFPGARVFAMLPKRGYLGVGEVLANSVPITDFFVLEGEKGVPILDVPLKCETIKEYSDDPKMCEYLVRVRWITTSPEDQPYWEKGLSANQNSAFKLRNKFTLDRLTKHFGLDD, encoded by the coding sequence ATGCCAATAGAGGTTGGTCTCTGGAACATTTCATCCAATAAAGCACAAAGAATAGAGTATTCTTCAATTAATTCTGAAAGAAGGCTTGAAGACATCCTCACTGATGACATTTCAATTCTCGATGAGGATCTGTTGTTAATTGGAAGACAGGTGCCTACGATTTTTGGGAAGTACATCGATCTTTTAGCGATTAACAAAGACGGGAAACTCACTATCATTGAATTGAAGAGAGATAGGGCCCCCCGGGAAGTAATAGCACAAATTTTGGATTATGCTTCGTGGGTTAAAGACTTGTCATACGATGATGTAAAAAATTATTGCCAAGATTACCATGAAATGGATTTTGAATCCCTCTTCGCCGAAAAATTTGGAATTGCACCTCCCGAAATGATCAATCAAGAGCATAACATGCTGATTGTATGCTCGGAGCTCGATAACGAAACAGAAAGAATACTGAATTATCTATCTGATAACTATTACGTCCCAATTAACGCTGTGTTCTTCAGATTTTTTACCGACTTGGGATCAGACTATTTGACGCGCAGTTGGTTGATTGATCCCGTTAAAGTTGAGGAGAAGTCAAGTAACTCAAGGTTTCAAAATAAAGGAGAAGGTTGGAACGGCCGTGATTTTGTTGTAAATATTGATGAATACGACGGAATATCAACGTGGGAAGATTCGATAAAATATGGTTTTATTTCTGCGGGAAGAGGAAAGTGGTATCATCAAACTCTCAATAACCTATTCCCGGGAGCAAGAGTATTTGCGATGCTCCCAAAAAGAGGGTACCTTGGTGTAGGAGAAGTACTAGCAAATAGCGTCCCTATTACGGATTTTTTCGTTTTGGAAGGAGAAAAAGGTGTTCCAATTTTAGACGTCCCATTGAAGTGCGAAACAATAAAAGAATACTCGGATGATCCCAAAATGTGTGAGTACCTGGTTCGCGTTAGGTGGATAACTACAAGCCCAGAAGATCAGCCATATTGGGAAAAGGGATTGTCTGCTAATCAAAATAGTGCATTTAAATTAAGAAATAAGTTCACACTAGACAGATTAACAAAGCATTTTGGATTAGATGACTGA